A genomic stretch from Setaria viridis chromosome 1, Setaria_viridis_v4.0, whole genome shotgun sequence includes:
- the LOC117845568 gene encoding uncharacterized protein codes for MKPSSTLRTIRLQTTRHPSLLDRRGSVNDLRFPKARGKENEVCDKNNWQTDTVSSCLSSARDQNFESDGAFKGSNHSAMSMKPSAMLQNIRIQTPRHRCLLDRRVEGGNQVPPRSIHKAVPARLMHQGPSHNCHQHVYVIDPINDSIVPEVSEEEDEVNEQDWQTDTAPTHISSACDESDGAFEGRKHSAHLVKPSAMPRNIRLQIPRHPSLLSRRVDRINQVPFMCGGCSSDNNHQHVDALDTIDEWRLHKGCVVTTKCIGQSSSTASNSSKFAPLSLGKVKDKAAIVRSASAHKSGGTVGARKKEAYITTLGTGGGYGDPHPPPFYKCEACHKGTAFYRLKCCRLVVCERCGCACEPAEAVEDEKLQSRRGKVQAGKERLPKVKLEGSDLFLWQPCSFPAGLMLCVAKRTGNYLQYYFAPVDDLMNPKVKGIKATVYTFRQHGRNARSLSVRDELLTREQLR; via the exons ATGAAGCCGTCTTCTACACTGCGAACCATCAGATTGCAGACAACCAGGCATCCTTCTCTGCTGGATAGGAGAG GTTCTGTCAATGACTTGAGATTTCCTAAGGCGAGAGGAAAGGAGAATGAGGTTTGTGATAAGAACAACTGGCAGACTGATACTGTGTCATCTTGTCTATCATCAG CTCGTGATCAGAATTTTGAGTCCGATGGTGCCTTTAAAGGTAGCAATCACAGTGCGATGTCCATGAAACCTTCTGCTATGCTGCAAAACATCAGAATACAGACACCTAGGCACCGTTGTCTGCTGGATAGGAGAG TTGAGGGGGGCAATCAGGTGCCTCCAAGATCCATCCACAAGGCTGTACCAGCTAGATTGATGCACCAAGGCCCCTCACATAATTGCCATCAACATGTGTATGTAATAGATCCTATCAATGACAGCATAGTTCCTGAAGTCagtgaagaggaggatgaagtCAATGAACAGGACTGGCAGACTGATACCGCGCCGACTCATATATCCTCAG CTTGTGATGAGTCCGATGGTGCCTTTGAGGGTAGGAAGCATAGTGCGCATTTAGTGAAGCCTTCTGCTATGCCACGAAACATCAGACTGCAGATACCCAGGCACCCTTCTCTGCTGAGCAGGAgag TTGACAGAATCAATCAAGTACCTTTTATGTGTGGAGGTTGCTCCTCAGACAATAACCATCAACATGTGGATGCATTAGATACTATCGATGAATGGAGATTGCACAAG gGTTGTGTTGTGACCACCAAATGTATTGGGCAATCCTCTTCCACCGCATCAAACAGTAGCAAGTTTGCTCCATTGTCCTTGGGAAAAGTTAAAGACAAAGCGGCCATTGTCCGTTCAGCTTCAGCTCACAAATCAGGTGGCACTGTGGGTGCCAGGAAGAAAGAAGCTTATATTACCACTTTGGGCACCGGAGGTGGGTACGGGGACCCTCACCCTCCACCATTCTACAAGTGCGAGGCGTGTCACAAGGGGACGGCCTTCTACAGGCTCAAGTGCTGCCGTCTGGTGGTATGTGAGCGCTGTGGCTGTGCTTGTGAACCAGCAGAAGCTGTGGAAGACGAGAAGCTGCAGTCCCGGAGAGGCAAGGTGCAGGCTGGCAAAGAGAGACTGCCCAAGGTGAAGCTTGAAGGTTCAGATCTTTTCCTCTGGCAGCCGTGTTCGTTCCCTGCGGGGCTCATGTTGTGTGTGGCGAAACGGACTGGGAATTACCTGCAGTATTACTTTGCACCGGTTGACGATCTTATGAACCCGAAAGTCAAAGGGATAAAGGCAACTGTCTACACCTTCCGTCAGCATGGACGCAATGCTAGATCTCTGTCAGTAAGAGATGAGCTCCTTACGCGCGAGCAGTTGCGCTAG
- the LOC117862413 gene encoding GDSL esterase/lipase LTL1, translating into MDAAPAPLLVSILCLLAAAAPPAASAARAFFVFGDSLVDNGNNNYLLTTARADAPPYGIDFPTHRATGRFSNGLNIPDIISEHLGAEPALPYLSPELRGEKLLVGANFASAGVGILNDTGIQFVNIIRIGDQLQYFREYQRKLRALIGEEQAAQLVNQALVLITLGGNDFVNNYYLVPMSVRSRQYALPDYVRFIVSEYRKILLRLYELGARKVIVTGTGPLGCVPAELALHSQNGECATELTRAVNLFNPQLVDMARGLNRELGADVFVTANTLRMNFDYINNPERFGFTNVQVACCGQGPYNGIGLCTPASNVCDNRDVFAFWDAFHPTERANRIIVGQFMNGDTDYMHPMNLSTILAMDREGL; encoded by the exons ATGGACGCTGCTCCTGCGCCTCTGCTCGTCTCCATCCTCTGCCTGCTGgcggctgccgcgccgccggcggcgtccgcggcgcGGGCCTTCTTCGTGTTCGGCGACTCCCTCGTGGACAACGGCAACAACAACTACCTGCTCACCACGGCGCGCGCCGACGCGCCGCCCTACGGCATCGACTTCCCCACGCACCGCGCCACGGGGCGCTTCTCCAACGGGCTCAACATCCCCGACATCATCA GCGAGCACCTCGGTGCTGAACCTGCGCTGCCGTACCTGAGCCCGGAGCTCCGAGGGGAGAAGCTGCTCGTCGGCGCCAACTTCGCGTCGGCCGGCGTCGGGATCCTCAACGACACGGGGATACAATTC GTGAACATCATCCGGATCGGCGACCAGCTGCAGTACTTCCGGGAGTACCAGCGGAAGCTGAGGGCCCTCATCGGCgaggagcaggcggcgcagCTGGTGAACCAGGCCCTGGTGCTCATCACCCTCGGCGGCAACGACTTCGTCAACAACTACTACCTGGTGCCCATGTCCGTGCGCTCGCGCCAGTATGCGCTCCCGGACTACGTCCGCTTCATCGTCTCCGAGTACCGCAAGATCCTCTTG agGCTGTACGAGCTGGGCGCGCGGAAGGTGATCGTGACGGGGACGGGGCCGCTGGGGTGCGTGCCGGCCGAGCTGGCGCTGCACAGCCAGAACGGCGAGTGCGCCACGGAGCTGACGCGCGCCGTGAACCTCTTCAACCCGCAGCTGGTGGACATGGCGCGGGGGCTCAACCGCGAACTCGGCGCCGACGTCTTCGTCACCGCCAACACCCTCCGCATGAACTTCGACTACATCAACAACCCGGAGAGATTCG GGTTCACGAACGTGCAGGTGGCGTGCTGCGGGCAGGGCCCGTACAACGGGATCGGGCTGTGCACGCCGGCGTCCAACGTGTGCGACAACCGGGACGTGTTCGCCTTCTGGGACGCGTTCCACCCCACGGAGAGGGCCAACCGCATCATCGTCGGCCAGTTCATGAACGGCGACACGGACTACATGCACCCCATGAACCTCAGCACCATCCTCGCCATGGACCGGGAGGGGCTCTAG
- the LOC117862374 gene encoding ATP-dependent DNA helicase MER3 homolog: MGSLVDPYALRCVSDLPPPFRPVFGFRYFNSLQSECFHVCFFSDVNMVISAPTGSGKTVLFELCILRLLSRFLSPDLRFNLVKGTLKTIYIAPSKALVQEKLRDWNTKLGPLGINCLEMTGDNEFYNNKAIHDADLILTTPEKFDSMSRHGVRDGRLGFFSDIALVLIDEVHLLNDPRGAALEAVISRIKMLSRQGNMKSSPLANVRFIAVSATIPNIEDIAEWLLAPPEGVKRFGEEMRPVKLTTKVFGYAPAKNDFLFERRLQSFIYDILMQHSRGKSALVFCSTRKGAQEAAQCLSQTGASLGYSNPFMQSMQQYEHLREASLTCSDKQLQACIVHGVGFHNGGLCLKDRNLVEGLFLKGDLQILCTTNTLAHGVNLPAHTVVIKSTQFFNKEKGLYVEYERSMVLQMCGRAGRPPFDDTGTIIIMTRRETVHLYENLLNGCEMVESQLLPCAVEHLNAEIVQLTVADISLAIEWIKCSYLYIRIKKNPENYGVKRGTPRDLLEKQIQGICVEKIHELVEYGLILTDEYAFLLQPLEPGKLMAKFYLKFDTMKLIVKASACCSLEDLLHIICHSAEITWIQLRRNEKKVLNDINTDKDGRLLFHIVMENGKRKKRVQTREDKIFLLANDCLTGDPLIHDLSLNQEMNSICSNGCRIARCMREYFIYKKSYRSAINSMILANSLHQKLWERSPFLLKQLPGIGIVTAKALKSAGICDFDTLAAADARKIESVTGRNYPFGNHIKELMSSLPPKIDIHIEDAGNRLGKSTITVTLTRLSQAIQSNKRNFADMVVGSEEDNVILFHEKIRTQEFHSPYSVKVFVPCPPNARVTLKADLIFEEYVGLDVHKKHIISREDDLHVTKAHGIDKAEPTYNLPAEICLVSSRTIRTSRSQSRTEQSPLSKEVYVIEDDAVTALEKADNVQGTRKFNNLASLEVPSFDLLSEEEYGDMQAAASTPEPAEAECKSATSNTIFDHIRKKSKDFPTLVLSKSMDSSYEPLILKKMKTSRDQFGVEQSSLHTGGVTPMDSEPAEPRVSPTNMLFTGKRNSPSEKKIMTTPGESPLRFSGENDSPLEKSKILINAPAENSHLQLAAKRSSPSEKSKMTTTLDECSLGLAGGKDRPLEKSNILIRTPVENPFEKGTPAENSPQFAAKRDSPSEKRKFSFSSSLPCFQAEQCTKQEVRAAYQPFNIEEYVKDILRKPKDSENGDSFLNCRSVFSFL; encoded by the exons ATGGGATCTCTCGTCGACCCGTACGCGCTACGCTGTGTCTCCGATCTGCCCCCGCCATTCCGCCCCGTGTTTGGGTTCAG ATACTTCAATTCCTTGCAGAGCGAGTGCTTCCATGTGTGCTTCTTCTCAGATGTGAACATGGTTATCTCTGCACCTACTGGGAGTGGGAAGACCGTGCTGTTTGAGCTCTGCATCCTGAGGCTCCTCTCTAGGTTCCTTTCACCAGACCTGAGGTTCAATTTGGTTAAAGGAACTCTGAAAACA ATCTACATTGCACCCTCCAAGGCGCTAGTGCAGGAGAAGCTGCGGGACTGGAACACGAAGCTGGGCCCATTGGGGATCAATTGCTTGGAGATGACTGGTGACAATGAATTCTACAACAATAAAGCCATACACGATGCTGATTTGATCCTCACCACTCCTGAG AAGTTTGATTCTATGAGCCGACATGGTGTAAGAGATGGTAGATTGGGTTTCTTCAGTGACATTGCTCTTGTCCTTATTGATGAAGTTCACCTTCTCAATGATCCACGTGGAGCTGCATTGGAAGCAGTTATCAGTAGAATTAAAATGCTTTCGCGACAGGGCAACATGAAATCTTCTCCTTTGGCTAATGTTCGATTCATAGCTGTTTCTGCCACTATCCCTAATATTGAGGACATAG CGGAGTGGCTCCTAGCACCCCCAGAAGGAGTTAAAAG ATTTGGAGAAGAAATGAGGCCAGTGAAGTTGACAACCAAGGTCTTTG GTTATGCTCCAGCtaaaaacgacttcctttttgAGAGG AGGTTGCAAAGTTTTATTTACG ATATCCTGATGCAACATTCAAGAGGGAAGTCTGCACTTGTTTTCTGTTCTACAAGAAAAGGTGCACAGGAAGCAGCGCAGTGCCTTTCACAAACTGGAGCATCGCTTGGGTATTCGAATCCATTTATGCAATCAATGCAGCAGTATGAACATCTAAGGGAGGCTTCTCTAACCTGTAGTGACAAGCAACTGCAGGCTTGCATTGTACATGGAG TTGGTTTTCATAATGGTGGTCTTTGCTTAAAAGATCGGAATCTTGTTGAGGGTCTTTTTCTCAAGGGTGATCTTCAAATTCTATGCACAACAAATACTTTGGCGCATGGTGTCAACTTACCAGCACATACAGTTGTCATAAAGTCAACACAATTTTT CAACAAAGAGAAAGGCCTATATGTAGAATATGAGAGGTCCATGGTGCTTCAG ATGTGTGGGAGGGCTGGACGCCCACCATTTGATGATACTGGAACAATTATAATTATGACAAGAAGAGAAACA GTTCATCTATATGAGAACCTTCTAAATGGATGTGAAATGGTGGAGTCTCA GTTGCTGCCATGTGCAGTGGAGCATCTAAATGCAGAAATTGTTCAGCTGACAGTAGCTGACATAAGTTTGGCAATTGAGTGGATCAAGTGCTCATATTTGTACATCAGGATAAAGAAG AATCCTGAGAACTACGGAGTTAAGAGGGGGACTCCTAGAGATCTCCTTGAAAAGCAAATTCAAG GTATATGTGTTGAGAAGATTCATGAGTTGGTAGAGTATGGACTGATTTTGACAGATGAATACGCTTTCCTTCTACAACCATTAG AACCTGGGAAGCTGATGGCAAAATTCTACCTGAAGTTTGATACAATGAAGCTTATCGTCAAAGCTTCTGCCTGTTGCAGTTTGGAAGATTTATTGCATATCATCTGTCACTCTGCAGAGATTACTT GGATCCAACTACGCCGAAATGAGAAGAAGGTTCTAAATGACATAAACACTGACAAAGATGGTAGACTCCTCTTCCATATTGTCATGGAGAATGGAAAAAGGAAGAAGCGTGTTCAGACAAGAGAAGACAAAATATTCTTGCTAGCAAATGACTGCTTAACTGGGGATCCCCTGATCCATGATTTATCCCTCAACCAG GAGATGAATTCAATATGCTCAAATGGATGTAGGATTGCCAGGTGCATGAGAGAATACTTTATATACAAAAAGAGTTACAGATCTGCTATAAATTCTATGATCCTTGCAAATAGTCTACATCAAAAGCTTTGGGAGAGGAGTCCATTTCTTCTGAAACAACTGCCTGGGATTGGAATTGTAACAGCAAAG GCTCTGAAGAGTGCTGGAATTTGTGACTTTGACACCTTGGCAGCTGCTGATGCTAGAAAGATAGAATCAGTAACAGGGCGCAATTATCCATTTGGCAATCATATAAAGGAATTAATGTCATCATTACCACCCAAAATTGACATACACATAGAGGATGCTGGAAACAGACTGGGGAAATCGACCATTACTGTAACACTGACTCGTCTATCACAGGCAATTCAATCCAATAAACGCAATTTTGCTGACATG GTTGTGGGCTCGGAGGAAGACAATGTGATCCTCTTTCATGAGAAAATAAG GACTCAAGAATTCCACAG CCCATATTCTGTAAAAGTTTTTGTGCCATGCCCCCCGAATGCACGGGTCACTCTGAAGGCTGATCTAATATTTGAAGAATATG TTGGTCTTGATGTGCACAAGAAGCATATAATCAGCAGAGAAGATGATTTGCATGTCACCAAAGCGCATGGGATAGATAAGGCTGAACCCACATACAATCTTCCTGCAGAGATTTGTTTGGTTAGCTCCAGAACAATTCGAACAAGCCGATCTCAGTCTCGCACTGAACAGAGCCCTCTTTCCAAAGAGGTATATGTCATAGAAGATGATGCTGTCACTGCTCTCGAGAAAGCTGATAATGTACAAGGAACCAGAAAATTTAACAACTTGGCTTCACT GGAGGTCCCCAGCTTTGATCTGCTGTCTGAGGAAGAGTACGGAG ATATGCAAGCTGCTGCATCAACTCCTGAACCAGCAGAGGCAGAATGCaaaagtgccacaagcaacacGATCTTTGATCACATACGCAAGAAATCCAAAGATTTCCCCACTCTGGTGCTGTCAAAATCCATGGATAGCTCTTATGAACCTCTGatactgaagaagatgaaaacaTCAAGAGACCAGTTTGGGGTAGAACAGAGCAGTCTGCACACGGGCGGGGTCACGCCAATGGATTCTGAACCTGCTGAGCCTAGGGTCTCTCCAACCAATATGCTGTTTACTGGCAAAAGGAACAGCCCATCTGAGAAGAAGATAATGACAACGCCAGGCGAAAGCCCTCTTCGGTTTTCTGGTGAAAATGACAGCCCATTGGAGAAGAGCAAGATCCTGATCAACGCTCCAGCTGAAAACTCTCATCTCCAACTTGCAGCCAAACGTAGCAGCCCATCTGAGAAGAGCAAGATGACGACAACTCTAGATGAATGCTCTCTTGGGCTTGCAGGTGGAAAGGACCGCCCGCTGGAGAAGAGCAACATCTTGATCAGAACTCCAGTTGAAAATCCTTTCGAAAAAGGAACTCCAGCCGAAAACTCTCCTCAGTTTGCAGCTAAACGTGACAGCCCATCTGAGAAGAGGAAATTCAGCTTCAGCAGTTCCCTTCCATGCTTCCAGGCTGAGCAATGCACAAAGCAAGAAGTCCGAGCTGCATATCAACCCTTCAATATTGAGGAATATGTCAAGGATATATTGCGGAAACCAAAGGATAGCGAGAACGGCGACTCTTTTCTTAATTGTAGGAGCGTCTTTTCCTTTCTCTGA
- the LOC117862397 gene encoding serine/threonine protein phosphatase 2A 55 kDa regulatory subunit B beta isoform — MSSAGRRRRTTSSITPSPTSSSSSGNQESRPSQLPQWKFSQVLGELPAPAAGGHRNGPAALQDDADEISAIEFDGRGEYLAAGDHAGRVILFRRTDDDDAPPQAWPRAELERTDYAVAPPPRYSFAMEFQSHEPEFDVLHSLEIGEKIKKVRWCARPNHRSLCMLSANDRTVKLWKVSERKAPKKGDGERRRSTSALPLQEPHSEWAATKHRGSSADSSELIEKIGDVGDGYSAKCRRVFDRAHEFNINSISNNCDGETFVSADDLRINLWHLEVTSQCFNIVDKKPADMEDLVEVITTAEFHPSSCSLLGYGSSSGLVRLVDLRRSALCDQSVRTFKDRQSRPQPSTFFTEIISCTTDLKFTGEGRCLLTRDYMNLKLWDLRVETSPIATYKVHEFLRPKLSELYTEDYIFDRFSCCASKDGSYFATGSYSNTFKVFSRTAAQTSGTTLEASTNPYRVQSHAPTKIPVLFSSFSLGVGRKGQDGPRSDGKEEMPCNMASKVTHIAWHPMENFIVCAANNSLYMYHR, encoded by the exons ATGAGCAGcgccggcaggcggcggcggaccacGAGCTCCATAACCCCGTCCCCGACCTCCTCTTCGTCTTCCGGCAACCAAGAATCGCGGCCCTCCCAGTTACCCCAGTGGAAGTTCTCCCAGGTCCTCGGCGAGctgccggcgcccgccgccgggggcCACCGCAACGGCCCGGCCGCGCTCCAAGATGACG CGGACGAAATCTCGGCCATCGAGTTCGACGGCCGCGGCGAGTACCTGGCCGCCGGTGACCACGCCGGGCGCGTCATCCTCTTCCGAAggaccgacgacgacgacgcgccccCGCAGGCGTGGCCTCGTGCCGAGCTGGAGCGCACGGACTacgccgtggcgccgccgccgaggtacAGCTTCGCGATGGAGTTCCAGAGCCACGAGCCGGAG TTTGACGTGCTGCACAGCCTGGAGATCGGCGAGAAGATCAAGAAGGTGAGGTGGTGCGCGCGGCCGAACCACCGCTCCCTGTGCATGCTCTCCGCAAACGACCGCACCGTCAAGCTCTGGAAG GTCTCGGAACGCAAGGCGCCGAAGAAAGGggacggcgagcggcgccggAGCACCTCGGCGTTGCCTCTGCAAGAACCGCACTCTGAATGGGCGGCCACGAAACACAGGGGTTCGTCTGCAGATTCCTCTGAGCTAATTGAAAAG ATAGGTGATGTCGGAGATGGGTACTCTGCAAAGTGCCGGAGAGTCTTCGATCGTGCTCACGAGTTCAACATCAACTCCATCTCGAATAACTG TGACGGGGAGACGTTCGTGTCCGCGGACGACCTGAGGATCAACCTGTGGCACCTGGAGGTGACGAGCCAGTGCTTTAACATCGTCGACAAGAAGCCCGCGGACATGGAGGATCTCGTAG AGGTGATCACCACGGCCGAGTTCCACCCGTCGTCCTGCAGCCTGCTGGGCTACGGCAGCTCCAGCGGCCTCGTCCGGCTGGTCGACCTGCGGCGGTCGGCGCTGTGCGACCAGAGCGTCAGAAC ATTCAAGGATCGCCAGAGCCGACCTCAGCCCAGCACATTTTTCACCGAGATAATCTCTTGCACCACCGATCTGAAGTTCACTGGCGAGGGAAGATGCCTTCTAACTCGAGACTACATGAACCTCAAG CTCTGGGACTTGCGGGTGGAGACCTCACCCATCGCCACATACAAGGTGCACGAGTTCCTTCGCCCAAAG CTGTCAGAGTTATACACCGAGGACTACATTTTTGACCGGTTCAGCTGCTGCGCCAGCAAGGACGGGAGCTACTTCGCCACTGGATCTTACAG TAATACGTTCAAAGTTTTCTCCCGTACTGCTGCGCAGACCTCTGGCACTACGTTGGAAGCTAGCACCAACCCTTACAG GGTACAATCACATGCTCCTACAAAGATTCCGGTGCTCTTCAGCAGTTTCTCTCTTGGAGTTGGTAGAAAAG GTCAGGATGGTCCGAGGTCAGACGGCAAGGAGGAAATGCCATGCAACATGGCATCAAAGGTCACACATATAGCGTGGCACCCGATGGAAAACTTCATCGTTTGTGCAGCCAATAACAGCTTGTACATGTACCATAGATAA
- the LOC117862389 gene encoding polyribonucleotide nucleotidyltransferase 2, mitochondrial, which yields MSMAVAASLRSLARRRPRLRLPAAPLAVPGARAAFLSGAAEEAATDAAAPPPAPGRKVLESFREEFEIGGRTIAFETGKMARFANGSVVISMEDTHVLSTVAAAKSNEPVRDFLPLTVDYQEKQYAQGVIPTTYMRREGAPKERELLCGRIIDRPIRPLFPPGFYHEVQIMVNVLSSDGKQDPDVMAANASSAALMLSDIPWNGPIGVIRVGRIDGNFVLNPTVDELGLSDLNLVYACSRDKTLMIDVQAREITERDLQAGMKLAHSEAIKCIDPQIRLAKRAGKEKKEYKISLISDTSYEKIRTLSEAPIEEVFTDSSYGKFERGEALEKITQSVKAKLEEENDEDSLKFLSKAVDTVRKQVIRKRIIEEGLRVDGRQLDEVRPLFCEANTYPVLHGSALFSRGDTQVLCTVTLGAPGDAQRLDSIVGPPTKRFMLHYSFPPFSINEVAKRGGLNRREVGHGTLAEKALLAVLPPESDFPYTVRVNSEVMASDGSTSMASVCGGSMALMDAGIPVREHVAGVSVGLVSQVDPTTGDISNYRILTDILGLEDHLGDMDFKIAGTRKGITAIQLDIKPAGIPLDIVCESLEPARKARTQILDRMDQEISIARAMNDGSAPRLATLSFSSDSLRKLLFHRKKIEQETGARVSVSDGTVTIVAKTQPIMDKAIEKVEFLVGREIEVGRTYKGTVSSVKEYGAFVEFNGGQQGLLHISELSHEPVSKVSDIVTVGQSLSLMCIGQDVRGNIKLSLKATLPQPRKKKDLESKGPLPSQEVGWAAVENMPSVGADAEPSSSKHEDGTAEEAPAFSTPSVIIRSEADCDAQDAANGPKKRARVSKSSPRPYKAPSERQEVRTATAKKARGATKKTDKKVKIEESGSNSLETSGSEEVPEPTASNTLDLKQTPVNFQSGSMKLGDVVTAKVYQIRAFGLVLELSDGARGMHKFEANGQKEFEVGQELLVKCASFNAKGIPVFSLLD from the exons atgTCGATGGCGGTGGCCGCCTCCCTCCGCTCCctggcgcgccgccggccccgcctccgCTTGCCCGCGGCGCCCCTTGCCGTccccggcgcccgcgcggcATTCCTCTCCGGCGCGGCCGAGGAGGCGGCCACGgatgcggcggcgccgcctcctgccccgGGGCGGAAGGTGCTGGAGAGCTTCCGCGAGGAGTTTGAGATCGGGGGCCGCACAATCGCCTTCGAGACGGGAAAGATGGCGCGCTTCGCGAACGGCTCCGTGGTGATCTCCATGGAAGACACCCACGTCCTCTcaaccgtcgccgccgccaagtcCAACGAGCCCGTCCGGGACTTCCTCCCACTAACT GTTGATTATCAAGAAAAACAATATGCGCAAGGTGTTATTCCCACAACATATATGCGCAGGGAAGGTGCCCCTAAGGAAAGAGAACTTCTGTGTGGGCGTATAATTGATCGACCTATAAGACCACTGTTTCCTCCTGGCTTTTACCATGAAGTTCAG ATCATGGTAAATGTTCTTTCATCAGATGGAAAGCAAGATCCAGATGTGATGGCTGCTAACGCCTCTTCCGCTGCATTAATGCTATCTGATATACCTTGGAATGGGCCGATTGGAGTAATACGTGTTGGGAGAATTGATGGGAATTTTGTCTTAAACCCTACAGTCGATGAG CTAGGTTTGAGTGATCTCAATCTTGTTTATGCATGTTCACGGGATAAAACTTTAATGATAGATGTACAAGCTCGTGAAATAACTGAAAGAGATCTTCAGGCAGGAATGAAGCTTGCACACTCTGAG GCAATTAAATGTATTGACCCTCAAATAAGATTGGCTAAGCGAGCCGgtaaagagaagaaagaatacAAGATATCTCTGATTTCAGATACATCCTACGAGAAAATTAGAACATTATCAGAAGCACCCATTGAGGAAGTCTTCACTGATTCATCATATGGCAAG TTTGAGCGGGGAGAAGCTTTAGAAAAAATCACACAATCTGTGAAAGCAAAGCTTGAAGAAGAAAACGATGAGGACAGCTTGAAGTTTCTTTCCAAGGCAGTTGACACAGTGAGGAAACAG GTCATACGTAAAAGAATAATTGAGGAGGGACTTAGAGTAGATGGTAGACAACTTGATGAGGTCAGACCATTGTTTTGTGAAGCCAACACATATCCAGTATTACATGGATCTGCCCTGTTTTCACGTGGAGATACACAG GTTCTGTGTACAGTTACCCTTGGTGCTCCTGGTGATGCTCAGCGACTGGATTCAATTGTTGGCCCTCCAACAAAGCGTTTCATGCTTCACTATAGCTTTCCACCATTTTCGATAAATGAAGTTGCCAAACGTGGGGGCCTGAATCGACGGGAAGTTGGACATG GCACTCTTGCGGAGAAAGCATTGCTCGCTGTGCTTCCTCCAGAAAGTGATTTTCCATATACTGTTCGGGTAAATTCAGAAGTCATGGCCTCTGATGGTTCGACATCAATGGCATCAGTATGTGGAG GAAGTATGGCTTTGATGGATGCTGGGATACCAGTAAGAGAACATGTAGCTGGTGTTTCAGTAGGTCTTGTAAGTCAAGTAGATCCAACAACTGGAGATATTTCTAATTATCGCATCTTAACGGATATTTTG GGTCTTGAAGATCATTTGGGTGACATGGACTTCAAAATTGCAGGAACAAGGAAAGGTATTACTGCTATTCAGCTGGATATAAAACCTGCTGGAATACCATTGGACATAGTATGTGAAAGTTTAGAGCCTGCACGGAAGGCTCGTACTCAAATCCTTGACCGCATGGACCAGGAAATAAGTATCGCACGTGCTATGAATGATGGAAGTGCCCCTCGATTAG CTACACTGAGCTTCAGCAGCGATTCTCTTAGGAAACTGCTTTTCCACAGGAAGAAAATTGAGCAAGAAACAG GTGCACGGGTATCAGTCAGTGATGGTACAGTCACTATTGTTGCTAAAACCCAACCTATTATGGATAAAGCTATTGAGAAG GTTGAGTTTCTCGTGGGACGTGAAATTGAAGTTGGTCGGACATACAAAGGAACTGTTTCCTCAGTTAAGGAGTATGGCGCTTTTGTGGAGTTCAATGGTGGACAGCAAGGCCTTCTTCACATTTCAGAGCTGTCACATGAACCG GTATCAAAAGTCTCCGATATTGTAACTGTTGGCCAATCGCTCTCTTTGATGTGTATTGGACAGGACGTGAGGGGTAACATTAAACTCTCACTTAAGGCAACCTTACCCCAACCACGTAAGAAGAAGGATTTAGAGAGTAAAGGTCCTTTGCCAAGTCAAGAAGTAGGCTGGGCTGCTGTAGAGAACATGCCCAGTGTAGGTGCTGATGCTGAGCCATCCAGTAGCAAACATGAAGATGGCACAGCTGAGGAGGCACCTGCATTTTCCACTCCTTCAGTTATAATACGAAGTGAGGCTGACTGTGATGCTCAAGATGCCGCAAATGGTCCAAAGAAGCGGGCAAGGGTTTCCAAGTCATCTCCTAGACCATATAAAGCACCCAGCGAACGTCAGGAGGTTAGGACAGCTACCGCTAAGAAAGCCCGAGGTGCTACCAAGAAAACTGATAAGAAAGTAAAGATTGAGGAATCTGGGAGTAACAGCCTGGAAACCAGTGGGTCAGAAGAGGTTCCAGAACCAACTGCTAGCAACACTCTGGACCTGAAGCAGACTCCGGTGAACTTCCAATCTGGGTCTATGAAGTTGGGTGATGTGGTTACAGCAAAGGTCTATCAGATTCGAGCCTTTGGACTAGTACTTGAGCTGAGCGATGGAGCACGCGGAATGCATAAATTTGAG GCAAATGGTCAAAAGGAATTTGAAGTTGGACAGGAACTACTTGTGAAATGTGCAAGTTTCAACGCGAAGGGAATCCCAGTCTTCTCGCTGTTGGACTAG